In Amycolatopsis coloradensis, one genomic interval encodes:
- a CDS encoding SDR family oxidoreductase codes for MTASFTGSGVVVTGGGGGIGAVLARRFAAEGARVVVGDLNGEAAAEVAKEIGGTAVAGDAASEAGVASLIEAARETLGEIDVFCANAGIAPMGGVDAPEEDWARIWDVNVMAHVRAARLLLPPWLERGRGHFISTVSAAGLLTSLGSASYSVTKHGALAFAEWLSATYRHRGLTVQAICPQGVRTAMLENTGPAGELLMGASAIHPEQVADALFEAIAADRFLVLPHPEVADYYAARATQTDRWLGGMNKLQRKVEQVTGE; via the coding sequence GTGACCGCGTCGTTCACCGGTTCCGGGGTCGTCGTCACCGGCGGGGGCGGCGGCATCGGGGCCGTCCTCGCCCGCCGGTTCGCCGCCGAGGGCGCCCGGGTCGTCGTCGGTGATCTGAACGGGGAGGCCGCGGCCGAGGTCGCGAAGGAGATCGGCGGGACCGCCGTCGCCGGTGACGCCGCGAGCGAAGCGGGTGTCGCGTCCCTGATCGAAGCGGCGCGCGAAACCCTCGGCGAGATCGACGTCTTCTGCGCCAACGCCGGGATCGCGCCGATGGGCGGCGTGGACGCGCCCGAGGAGGACTGGGCGCGGATCTGGGACGTCAACGTCATGGCACACGTGCGCGCGGCGCGGCTGCTCCTGCCGCCGTGGCTCGAACGCGGCCGCGGCCACTTCATCTCGACGGTGTCGGCGGCGGGATTGCTGACCAGTCTCGGTTCGGCGTCCTACTCGGTGACCAAACACGGCGCGCTCGCCTTCGCCGAATGGCTGTCGGCGACCTATCGGCACCGCGGGCTCACCGTGCAGGCCATTTGCCCGCAGGGCGTGCGGACGGCGATGCTGGAGAACACCGGCCCGGCGGGCGAACTGCTGATGGGCGCGTCGGCGATCCATCCTGAGCAGGTAGCGGACGCGCTGTTCGAAGCCATCGCCGCCGACCGGTTCCTGGTGCTGCCGCACCCCGAGGTCGCGGACTACTACGCCGCGCGGGCCACGCAGACCGACCGCTGGCTCGGCGGGATGAACAAGCTGCAGCGCAAGGTGGAGCAGGTCACCGGCGAATGA
- a CDS encoding SDR family oxidoreductase → MNSFKDRVAIVTGASRGIGLGIAKELVERGAKVCITARKPEPLAEAVAELGGEAVAIAVPGKADDEAHQDEAVAKTIETFGRLDMLVNNTGINPVFGPTLDIDPGAAAKIFAVNVLAPLSWTRRARDAWMGEHGGAVVNVASIAGLGASPGIGMYGVSKAALIRLTKELGFELGPKIRVNAVAPAVVKTKFATALYEGREEEVSESYPMKRLGVPADIASAVSFLLSEEAGWITGQTVVLDGGVTLAGGL, encoded by the coding sequence GTGAACTCGTTCAAGGATCGCGTCGCGATCGTCACCGGCGCCAGCCGGGGGATCGGCCTCGGAATCGCCAAGGAACTGGTCGAGCGTGGCGCGAAGGTGTGCATCACCGCGCGCAAGCCGGAGCCGCTGGCCGAAGCGGTGGCCGAACTGGGCGGCGAGGCGGTCGCCATCGCCGTTCCGGGGAAAGCCGACGACGAGGCGCACCAGGACGAGGCCGTCGCCAAGACCATCGAAACCTTCGGCAGGCTCGACATGCTGGTCAACAACACCGGTATCAACCCGGTGTTCGGGCCGACCCTGGACATCGACCCCGGGGCAGCCGCGAAGATCTTCGCCGTCAACGTGCTCGCGCCGCTTTCGTGGACCCGCCGGGCACGGGACGCGTGGATGGGGGAGCACGGCGGCGCGGTGGTGAACGTCGCGTCCATCGCCGGGCTCGGCGCTTCACCAGGGATCGGCATGTACGGCGTCAGCAAGGCCGCGCTGATCCGGCTCACCAAGGAGCTCGGCTTCGAACTGGGCCCGAAGATCCGCGTGAACGCCGTCGCGCCGGCCGTGGTCAAGACCAAGTTCGCGACCGCGCTGTACGAAGGCCGCGAAGAAGAGGTCTCCGAGTCGTACCCGATGAAGCGCCTCGGAGTTCCGGCGGACATCGCGAGCGCCGTGTCGTTCCTGCTGTCGGAAGAGGCGGGCTGGATCACCGGGCAGACGGTGGTCCTCGATGGCGGCGTCACGCTGGCGGGTGGCCTGTGA
- a CDS encoding TetR/AcrR family transcriptional regulator, translating to MTMSLSAELWPDVQPETARRLMLAGVESFARRGYHATTTRDIASAAGMSPAALYVHFPSKAALLFAISKYGHEQTLSLVESVVARETDPVVRIRLLVEDFVAWHARRHTVARVVQYELHALPDEEFEIVAKLRRRIEQVVREVITEGAAAGVFTVGDPHTAARAVLSLGVDVSRWYSERTRQTPKKLGQEYSELVLRMLGTKLS from the coding sequence ATGACCATGTCGCTGTCGGCCGAGTTGTGGCCCGACGTCCAGCCGGAGACGGCACGGCGGCTGATGCTGGCGGGGGTCGAATCCTTCGCGCGCCGCGGCTATCACGCGACCACCACCCGGGACATCGCCTCGGCGGCGGGGATGAGCCCCGCGGCGCTGTACGTGCACTTCCCGTCCAAGGCCGCCCTGCTGTTCGCGATCTCGAAGTACGGCCACGAGCAAACGCTCTCCCTGGTCGAGAGTGTCGTGGCTCGGGAGACCGACCCGGTCGTGCGGATCCGGCTGCTGGTCGAGGACTTCGTGGCATGGCACGCGCGGAGGCATACCGTGGCCCGCGTCGTGCAGTACGAACTGCACGCGCTGCCCGACGAGGAGTTCGAGATCGTCGCGAAACTGCGCCGCCGCATCGAGCAGGTCGTGCGCGAGGTCATCACCGAAGGCGCCGCGGCGGGCGTGTTCACCGTCGGCGACCCGCACACCGCCGCCCGCGCCGTGCTCTCGCTCGGCGTCGACGTCTCCCGCTGGTACAGCGAGCGAACGCGCCAGACCCCCAAGAAGCTGGGCCAGGAGTACAGCGAGCTGGTGCTGCGCATGCTCGGCACGAAACTCTCCTGA
- a CDS encoding MFS transporter: MADTAPNAPETAAEPTITVSQRRRAATAAALASSVEWYDYFVFGIAAALVFGKTFFPTSNAAAGVLASFATFAVGFLARPLGGIIAGSLGDKRGRKPVLVLAIALMGAATTLIGLLPTYDTIGIAAPILLVLLRLVQGVAVGAQWGGAMLLATEYAPPGKRGLYGSLVQLGVPIGVVLANTVFLVAAQVAPPSDFLVWAWRIPFLVGVLVLGLAWYMHVKIDETPEYRRAEAKLAAEERGRAKSPLRDILRDHKGTVLLAGGSFMVNTATFYILLNGVLDYATRHLGMSRTTVLVATLLISTLQLAIIPLAAKLSDRIGRLKIYTFGAVGVALWAIPMFLLIDTASLPLFVVASFVGSLFLGIMYGPQAALFAELFTAEMRYTGASLGYQISAVVGGGLAPFIMVLLLESTGTSMSVSLYIIVLALISLGSIGLLAKRARSTSDSDDRAREAVGDQP; the protein is encoded by the coding sequence ATGGCCGACACCGCACCGAACGCCCCTGAAACCGCCGCCGAACCGACGATCACCGTGTCCCAGCGCAGGAGGGCCGCGACCGCGGCGGCACTCGCCTCCTCGGTCGAGTGGTACGACTACTTCGTCTTCGGGATCGCGGCCGCCCTGGTCTTCGGGAAGACCTTCTTCCCCACCAGCAACGCGGCGGCCGGCGTCCTCGCCTCGTTCGCGACCTTCGCGGTCGGCTTCCTCGCCCGGCCGCTCGGCGGGATCATCGCGGGCAGCCTCGGCGACAAACGCGGCCGGAAACCCGTGCTGGTACTGGCGATCGCGCTGATGGGCGCGGCGACCACGCTGATCGGCCTGCTGCCGACCTACGACACGATCGGCATCGCCGCACCGATCCTCCTGGTCCTGCTCCGGCTCGTGCAGGGGGTCGCCGTCGGCGCCCAGTGGGGTGGCGCGATGCTGCTCGCCACCGAGTACGCGCCGCCCGGCAAACGCGGTCTCTACGGCAGCCTCGTGCAGCTCGGCGTCCCGATCGGGGTGGTGCTGGCGAACACGGTGTTCCTGGTCGCCGCCCAGGTCGCGCCGCCGTCGGATTTCCTCGTCTGGGCGTGGCGGATCCCGTTCCTGGTGGGTGTCCTCGTGCTCGGGCTGGCCTGGTACATGCACGTCAAGATCGACGAAACCCCCGAATACCGTCGTGCGGAAGCGAAACTCGCCGCCGAGGAACGCGGCCGCGCCAAGTCGCCGCTGCGCGACATCCTGCGCGACCACAAGGGCACGGTGCTGCTGGCGGGCGGCTCGTTCATGGTCAACACCGCCACCTTCTACATCCTGCTGAACGGTGTCCTCGACTACGCCACCCGTCACCTGGGGATGTCGCGGACCACCGTGCTCGTCGCGACCCTGCTGATCAGCACGCTGCAGCTGGCGATCATCCCGCTGGCGGCGAAACTGTCCGACCGGATCGGCAGGCTCAAGATCTACACCTTCGGCGCGGTGGGGGTCGCGCTCTGGGCGATCCCGATGTTCCTGTTGATCGACACGGCCTCGCTGCCGCTGTTCGTCGTCGCCTCGTTCGTCGGGTCGCTGTTCCTCGGCATCATGTACGGCCCGCAGGCGGCGCTGTTCGCCGAGCTGTTCACGGCCGAGATGCGCTACACCGGCGCCTCGCTCGGCTACCAGATCAGCGCGGTCGTCGGCGGCGGGCTGGCGCCGTTCATCATGGTGCTGCTGCTGGAATCCACCGGGACCTCGATGTCGGTCTCGCTCTACATCATCGTGCTGGCCCTGATCTCGCTCGGCTCGATCGGTCTGCTCGCCAAACGCGCACGGTCCACTTCGGACTCAGACGACCGCGCGCGCGAAGCGGTCGGCGACCAGCCGTAG
- a CDS encoding YafY family protein codes for MTTGTSARLLRLLSLLQARRDWPGADLADRLQVDVRTVRRDVERLRELGYPVHATPGVAGGYRLGAGAALPPLLLDDDEAVAVAVGLRTAANGTVSGIEETSVRALTKLEQVLPARLRHRITALNTAMIPLGGVVPVIDAAALTVIASACRDHQRLRFGYRSHNGDVSERYIEPLRLVHTGRRWYLVAFDLDRDDWRTFRVDRIDGVPDTSFRFTPREPPAEDLAAYVSRGITSSPYPHQMVLRVNASADALAEYVSPTTGTIEAIDERTCRVRVGSNDLSVMPYYLAHWDVDFVVEEAPDEVKERLRLVADRFARAVV; via the coding sequence ATGACCACGGGCACGTCGGCACGGCTGCTGAGGCTGCTCTCCTTGTTGCAGGCGCGCCGCGACTGGCCGGGCGCCGATCTGGCCGACCGGCTGCAGGTGGACGTCCGAACGGTCCGGCGCGACGTCGAGCGGCTGCGCGAACTGGGCTACCCGGTGCACGCCACTCCCGGCGTCGCGGGCGGCTACCGGCTCGGCGCGGGGGCCGCGTTGCCGCCGCTGCTGCTGGACGACGACGAGGCCGTCGCGGTCGCCGTCGGGCTCCGCACGGCCGCGAACGGGACGGTCTCGGGGATCGAGGAGACCTCGGTGCGCGCGCTCACGAAACTGGAGCAGGTGCTGCCCGCGCGGCTGCGGCATCGGATCACCGCGCTGAACACGGCGATGATCCCGCTCGGCGGCGTCGTCCCGGTCATCGACGCGGCGGCGCTGACGGTCATCGCGTCCGCGTGCCGTGACCATCAGCGGCTGCGGTTCGGCTACCGCAGCCACAACGGTGACGTCAGCGAGCGTTACATCGAGCCGTTGCGCCTGGTGCACACCGGGCGCCGGTGGTACCTGGTCGCGTTCGACCTCGACCGGGACGACTGGCGGACCTTCCGTGTCGACCGCATCGACGGCGTCCCGGACACGAGTTTCCGGTTCACGCCGAGGGAACCGCCCGCCGAGGACCTCGCGGCGTACGTCTCCCGCGGGATCACGTCTTCGCCGTATCCGCACCAGATGGTGCTGCGGGTGAACGCCTCGGCGGACGCGCTCGCCGAATACGTGTCCCCGACCACCGGGACGATCGAGGCCATCGACGAGCGCACCTGCCGGGTCCGGGTCGGTTCCAACGACCTTTCCGTGATGCCCTACTACCTCGCCCATTGGGACGTCGACTTCGTTGTGGAGGAGGCGCCGGACGAGGTCAAGGAGCGGCTACGGCTGGTCGCCGACCGCTTCGCGCGCGCGGTCGTCTGA
- a CDS encoding nucleoside deaminase — translation MLSVAREEAELGKSEGGVPIGAALFDTGGVLLGRGHNRRVQDGDPSMHAETSAFRNAGRRPHYRDTIMVTTLSPCWYCSGLVRQFGIGRVVIGEATTFEGGHGWLEEHGVEITLLDDPACTALMTEFIRDHPDLWFEDIGVPAED, via the coding sequence ATGCTGTCCGTCGCCCGTGAAGAGGCCGAACTCGGCAAGTCCGAGGGCGGGGTCCCGATCGGTGCCGCCCTCTTCGACACCGGCGGCGTCCTGCTCGGCCGCGGCCACAACCGCCGGGTCCAGGACGGCGACCCGTCGATGCACGCCGAGACCTCGGCCTTCCGGAACGCGGGCAGGCGGCCGCACTACCGGGACACGATCATGGTCACCACGCTGTCCCCCTGCTGGTACTGCAGCGGGCTGGTGCGCCAGTTCGGCATCGGCCGGGTCGTCATCGGCGAGGCCACCACGTTCGAAGGCGGCCACGGCTGGCTCGAGGAACACGGCGTCGAGATCACCCTGCTCGACGATCCGGCGTGCACCGCGCTGATGACCGAGTTCATCCGGGATCACCCGGACCTGTGGTTCGAAGACATCGGCGTCCCGGCCGAGGACTAG
- a CDS encoding GGDEF domain-containing protein yields the protein MVGDSLMATGSRDRRDRLAAPRRVLGSWSLWELPRRGLIGYLLLVDFAAIAATTYLFVLRPPAPSSFLPFSALLTGMVLSAELSRPVERSRADTRLGAGLDAAWIFAGALLLPPALAAVLVVASAGYRWFRIRRGIPHRQVFAASATMLSALGASITPVLLGAPPFIGAARDFESFALVFATGLVFLSVDAALAAPAAEFGAEPSGFAFDAAMVAFGLLLAWSAADWPFVTVVLAGALVVLHRAGTMRALRGHAGTDSGTGLLTASSWLDGARTQFELLRGRGADLSLLMLDLDHFARLNDRHGRHVGDDVLRAVADTLRAEVRAADLVGRFGGEEFVVLLPGTSRFDAHAIAERIRLRISSTFVSLGGTFAGTTVSIGVSSHPTCGETLDRLVGAADQALRAAKGAGRNRTVVFEAET from the coding sequence ATGGTGGGGGACTCGCTGATGGCGACCGGAAGCCGCGACCGGAGAGACCGGCTCGCCGCGCCGCGGCGGGTACTGGGGTCGTGGAGCCTGTGGGAATTACCCAGGCGAGGCCTGATCGGGTACCTGCTCCTCGTCGACTTCGCCGCCATCGCCGCCACCACCTACCTCTTCGTCCTGCGGCCGCCCGCGCCGTCGTCGTTTCTTCCGTTTTCCGCTCTGTTAACCGGAATGGTCCTCAGCGCGGAGCTTTCGCGCCCCGTCGAGCGGTCCCGCGCGGACACCCGGCTCGGCGCCGGACTGGACGCGGCGTGGATTTTCGCGGGTGCGCTCCTGCTGCCGCCCGCTCTGGCGGCGGTGCTCGTCGTCGCCTCGGCGGGATATCGCTGGTTCCGGATCCGGCGCGGGATCCCGCACCGGCAGGTGTTCGCGGCGTCCGCGACCATGCTTTCGGCGCTCGGCGCCTCGATCACCCCGGTACTGCTGGGTGCGCCGCCGTTCATCGGCGCGGCAAGGGATTTCGAAAGTTTCGCCCTGGTCTTCGCGACCGGTCTGGTTTTCCTGTCCGTCGACGCGGCCTTGGCCGCACCGGCGGCCGAATTCGGGGCGGAACCGTCGGGATTCGCCTTCGACGCGGCGATGGTCGCGTTCGGACTGTTGCTCGCGTGGTCGGCGGCGGACTGGCCGTTCGTCACCGTGGTACTCGCGGGCGCGCTCGTGGTACTTCACCGGGCGGGGACGATGCGTGCGCTGCGTGGTCACGCGGGCACGGACTCCGGCACGGGACTGCTCACCGCGTCGTCCTGGTTGGACGGTGCCCGCACCCAGTTCGAGCTGCTTCGCGGCCGTGGCGCCGATCTTTCGCTGCTGATGCTCGATCTCGACCATTTCGCCCGGCTCAACGACCGGCACGGCAGGCACGTCGGGGACGACGTCCTGCGGGCCGTGGCGGACACCTTGCGCGCCGAGGTCCGTGCCGCTGACCTGGTCGGCCGGTTCGGCGGCGAGGAATTCGTGGTCCTGCTGCCCGGCACGAGCCGGTTCGACGCGCACGCGATCGCCGAACGCATCCGGCTGCGGATCTCCTCGACGTTCGTCTCACTGGGTGGGACGTTCGCGGGGACGACCGTCTCGATCGGAGTGTCGTCGCATCCCACCTGCGGCGAGACGCTCGACCGGCTCGTCGGCGCGGCGGACCAGGCGCTGCGCGCGGCGAAGGGAGCCGGGCGCAACCGGACCGTCGTCTTCGAGGCCGAAACCTAG